One Paenibacillus sp. SYP-B4298 genomic window, TGTAGCTTTAGATTAATTAGGTCGTGTCTGAAAACCCGTTCAAGGGCATCTCTCCCCGCCTTTTCGCCCCATGCTGCGTTGCTTTTTCGCAGGCGCACCCCCGGTACGCCTGCGAAAAAGCGCCTTGCCTGGAACGAAAATTCGGCCAGATCTGTTCCGTTCAGAGTTTTCAGACACGCCCTAGAGTGTGCACACAAAGGGCCATCCTCGTCATGATCATGACGGCAGGATCGCTTTTGCCCACTGCTGGACTTGGCGGCGTATGGTATGTCGTCCAGCCGCAGACAGCGGATCGAACGGCAGCAAGCGCACAGAAATAGAGGGCTGTGAGTCACACGGATAGTGGGCGTTGCCGCATATGAGCGGGAACGCCTATTTTTTTTGATAAATTAGTTGCAATGGCATTCTAATTTGGGTAAGATGGTTGAGTGATTAAATTAGTTGCAATAGCATCTTAATTATAAGAAAGACAGAGGAGAACAAGGGGGGATTCGGGTGCGCGAGCAGCGCAAGGAGCCAAGAGGCGAGCCGAGGTCGACGCAGGAAGAAGAGCTGCCGCTTGTGGACGGGCAGACCTGTGATGATAGTCCGACTGACCATGTGGCAGCCGAGGGTACGCCGCCCATCTCGCAGGGGATGGTAGCGGGCTGTGGAGAAGCAGGTGCTCTGAAGGCGGATAAGCGGTCGTTCGAGCTGTCGACTTGCATCAGCAGCGGGGGGACGTATGAATCCGCGAATAAGTATGTGTCGGCGATCTACCGTCATCTCCAGATTGCGATAGCGGACGAGCTGGCAGAATACAAGATAGGAAGCGGGCAATACATCTTCCTGCTGACGATCGCCGAGCGGGAGGGCATCACACAGAAGGTGCTGAGCGAGGAATTGCTGATCGACAAGACGACAACGGCCAAAGCGATCAGCAAGCTGGAGGCAGAGGGGTATGTGAAACGGATTGCTTCGCCTGAGGATCAACGCTGCAACCAGCTCTACCTGACGGAGGATGGTTATAAAGTCGTCCCCAAGGTGAAGGAGCGGTTACGGAAGCTGATGAGCATCGGGCGGCAGGGAATCAGCGATGAGGAATACAATCTGCTGATTAATCTGCTGAAGCGTGTGCTGACTAATGTACACGCCATGGTTATGAACAGAGGGGGAGCTTGATAGGATGAGCAGTACACAAGGGGTCCAGGGCAACCGGGCGGCAAGGCCTGAGGGCAGCGGCAATGAAGGGCCGCAGCCTGGCAAAGGAATTGTCTACCTTCTCGGTTGTCTATTATTGTTCTCGGTAATGAATGTATCGGTATTTAATGTCGCATTGCCGGAGATTTCCAAGGATATGAATATCTCGGCCTCACTGGCAGGCTGGGTCAGTACAGGCTACGCCATGGTATATGCGATCGGTTCTTTGATGTTCGGAAAGCTGGCGGATCTGTTTCCATTAAGGAAGCTGATGACCATCGGCATCGTCGTATTCGCTATCGGCTCTGTGCTCGGCTTCGTGTCGCAGGGCTATGCGTGGCTGTTGGTTGGGCGGCTGGTGCAGTCGGCGGGCGCCTCATCGATTCCGGCACTGGCGATGATGATTCCGGCGCGGTATTTTCCGCCTGAGCGACGCGGTACCGTTATGGGACTGATCGCATCGTTCATTGCGCTGTCATCGGGGATTGGCCCGATTATCGGCGGCATTGTGGCTGGGGCGCTGCATTGGAAGTTTCTATTTCTATTGTCACTTGGCACACTGATCGTGCTGCCGTTCCTGCGCCGGGCATTGCCTGACGAGGTGCGTCGTCCAGGCACGATCGATACGGTCGGTGCAGCGCTGCTGGCTGGAGCGGTGGCGCTGCTGATGCTCACCATTACCAGCTTTGGCAGCTCGCTAGCAGTCGCATATGGGGGTGCTTGTGTGCTGCTGCTCATTCTGTTCATCATGCGCAGCCGGCGCTCTCAGGAGCCGTTCATCTCGCTGTCGCTATTCACGGAGGGCTCGTTCCGCTTCGCGATCCTCGCGATGTTCCTGTCCTCGATGACGGGCTTCAGCCTGATGCTGGTTATTCCATTAATGCTGGGCTCGACGTTCGGGCTCGGGGCGGACAAGATCGGCCTCGTACTGTTCCCGGCGGCGCTGGCGGCTGCATTTATGGGGCGGCTCGGCGGGCGCTGGACCGACCGCTTCGGCAGTATTCCGATGCTGCTTATGGCCGCGACGCTGATGATTACAGGCTTTGTCCTGCTGGCAGGGCTGTCTTGGGCAGGAGTGTGGGTTGTGGCGCTATGTCTGATCTTGCCCAATATCGGCTTTGTATTTATCCAGTCGGCGATGTCCAAGCTTGTGTCGCTGCTGCTGCCCGCTAACCGGCTAGGTGCAGGAATGGGCGTGTTCAGTATGACGAACTTCATGTCTGGCGCCATCGGCGGAGCATTGGCAACGACAGCCCTCGACTGGGGAGCGTCCTTTGCGGCGGTATTGCTGGCTATGGCCTGCTCGCTGCTGCTGCAGATGCTGGTTGTACAGTTTATTCTGCGCGGTCGGGCGGCTGACACTTCCGGCAGCATGAGCACCGCTTCCATCTCCAAGAGGTAGACGCTTGGAGGTCATTCAGCCCCTTGTTCGCTATCGGGGCATGGGGTAGGGGGGATTGCTGGCGGGTGGGCAATGCAGGCTCCCAGTGGGAGAGCAGGCAGCTCATGAAATGAATGTATGGATGAGAAATGGGGCGTCCTGTACCAGGATAGCGGCTCGCTGCAGTAGCCAGACAGAATTCATGCCTGTCTACTTGCAGCTTAGCCTATCGCGGTCTGGATCGCCCCATGTTGTATTTATCTTCGTCGATGCTTGCGCTTCTCGAAGGGTGAAGACATTGCCTAGAAATTAATGTACTTCTCGAATACGTAACCGAAATCCTTCCTCCGGTACTCCGCATGCTTGCTTCTCATCCAGTCGAAAGCCGCTGCCATAATCGCTTGAAATTGCTCAGCAGCTTGACCCTGGGAGGCATGCAGATGACCAAGACTGTTCTGAGCAATCTGAACGCTAGTCATCGCGTATTCATGCATCGTCTGATTGGAGGTCATCAGCTCGGAGATTTTAAATAAGGCCTTATACAAATCCTTGACCTGCTCCAACTGTTTCTTGTCCACATCAATGGAGAATTCAATGTTGCCGATATGAAATTTGATCTCTACGTCGAGGTCAACCGTTCCAGCGGTTTCCAGCAAGACCCTGGATACGGGATTGGAGGAATAACTGTAGCGTTTCAGTACGCGCTTGCTGCTAATCGCACTCTCGCCGTCCAGATGAATCAGGGCGAGATTGGTGAAGCAATATTCATCTTTTTTAGATTTAATGATAAAATAAATTTTTTCATTGTCCTCATGCATGACATAATCATCGGTGTCTACCTTGTCGAAATCCTTTGGATCAATGACTTTGCCAATATCACTTAAACCTAGCGCCTCAGAAGCAAATTTCTTGAACATTGTCGTTCCTCCTCAGATGTGTGCGTGACAAGCCCGTGTCCGGCATGGACTCTTGCAGACGGGACAGAGGCAGCTCCGATGAGTACATCGCAGCCTATTCTATCATACTAGAAAGCTGGGAGATTCTGAAGAGGCCTATGAATGAGTTTGAAGACATGCCCCGGCAGGGGAGAGTTCAAATACGGAGAGGATGGAGAATACCAATGAAATATTACCATGTGGATGTATTCAGTTCCCAGGCACTATCAGGCAATGGCCTGACCGTTATTTTTCATGAGGATGAGCTGAGCGTGCAGACCATGCAGCGGCTCGCTCAGGAATTCAAGCAGTTCGAGACGATCTTTCTGAGGCAGACGGGAGAGCGTTCATTTCGGGCACGAATATTCACGGTGGAGGAGGAGCTGGATTTTGCCGGGCATCCGATTCTCGGTGCCGTATCCACGATCCATCAGGACATCTTTCCGCGTGAAGGCAGCATCTCTGTGCAATTGGAGCTGAACCATAAGATCGTGCAGGCAGATTCAGCAAGAAAGATGGATTATTACGAGGCGATCATGAATCAGGGGACGCCGTACTATCTCGGCACAGTGGACGAGTCAGCGGCACCGGAGCTGCTGGCAGCGTTGAATCTGTCGCCATCCCATCGATACCCCGGCTTGCCGCTCGAGGTCATCTCCACCGGCTTGCCCTATCTTATCATTCCGCTCGCCTCTGGTCTGGAGCAGGCAGCGATCGTGGTCGACGACCTGGAGGAGCGACTGGGCAAGGTACAGGCCAAATTTGTCTATGTACTGGATGTAGCCAACAAGGAAGGACGCACCTGGGACAATCTTGGGCAGGTGGAGGATGTTGCCACCGGCAGCGCAGCAGGGCCGGCAGGAGCGTATCTTCAGAAGTGGAAGCGATGCGATCCGTCTGAGCGGATCATCCTGGAGCAAGGCCGATTCGTTGGCAGGCCGAGCTTACTGTATGTGCATACGGATGCTTCGACGGGAGATGTCTATGTGTCTGGTGAGGTGAAGATGCTGGTGAGGGGCGAATTTCTCTGAACCTTGCGGCAGTGCCGCGCCCAGGTAAGCACGAGTGTAACGTCTGTTATATAACGGCTACTGCGTGGATAGCCCATTCAGGCTGCTGCCAGTCATGCCTATCGGCTAGCAGGAGCACATTGGCATATAGGGCTAGCGAGGCGACTCGCACGCATCATCTGCCCGGCATCGGTCACAGCTTGCTCGAATGCTGAGCCGGCCGGGGGATGAGGTGCCGGATAGTCCGATTGCTTACTTTAGAAATTTTCGGAAGAACTGCCCTTTGTCATTCACTCCTGTTTTTGCATAGACCTTCTTGAGTACATTCCGTATGGTTCCCTCCGTAATCCCCATCGTATGGGCCATCTGCAGCACGCTTTTATTTTGCAGCCAGCCCAGAGCGACCTCCTGTTCACGATTGGACAAGTGATAAGCATCAAACCGTCCATGTTCCGATTTCTTGCGTATGCGCGCTCGATTCTCCCTCAGGCTGCTCTCCATCTTCTCAATCATCTTATTCAGCAAGGGCACGGCAAAGGTAACATCAACATCGGTGTGGAAGGATAGATCAACGTAGCCACAGATCTCATCGCACAAACGAACCGGTGAGCACACACAGGCCCAATTCTTATAGAAAGCAAGCGTATGTTCGTTATCCTGTACGACGACGGTGCCTTGTAGATGCATTGCCAAAGATACTCCGTTGATTCCGGCATATTCATAAGCGAAGGAGGAGCCTATGTCGATCTCGAAGCTTTGGAGCCGTTCAACAATTTCCTTCTCTCCGATAATACGGATGGCGATACCATAGGGGTCTGTAACGATAAAAAGATGCGGGATTCCAATCCCGGAATTGACGAGGAGCATGTCTTCATTCGCGACTGTGAGCAGCTCTTGATTTCGCATGAGTACGGCTTCCATAGCTTGGGGAGATCGCTTGAATGACCTGTAATTCGGGCCTGCCTGCGTTACATTTTGCTCCAGCATGGCAACGGTAGCCGGGTTCAGATCGGATAGACTGAACCAGCTTTTGAGTTGCTTGGAAGCCAGTCCAAAGACACTCATAATTGAATTCCTCCTTCATTAGTTCAGCGTAGATGACATTGCGCAGCTTCAGGTGCCGTTCCGGCAGCGGGGGTTGAGTGCTCATCAGCAATCAGTTGGAAAGGGGAGATTGCATATGCGATACATTTATTTCCAATCTACCTCAATGTATCACGGTCGCCTCATTTTTTCAATCCCTCGCTTGTCCACTTTTTTACTCGTTTCAGCTATTTTCAATCAAAACTTTTATATCCTATATAGGATATTTATGGATTTAATCTGGGGTGCTATGCTTGGTGCAGATGCTCACGAAAGGGTTGTATAACGGAGCTCGCAGGTGTAGGTGTGCAAACTAAAAAGCTGCTATTAAGGATGTGGTGGGATGAGAAAACGAATCACTTTTCTTGATACTACGCTCAGGGATGGCGAACAGGCACCAGGTAATGCAATGACCCCTGAACAGAAATTGAACCTGGCGCTTATGCTCGAAGAAGCTGGAGTCGACACGATTGAAACGGGCTTTCCGGCCTCCTCGCACACTGATTTTGTAGCGACCCAGTTCATTAGCTCCAAGCTACAAAGAGCGTCATTTGCTACCTTCTCACGCACCCAGGTCAATGATGTACGGATTGCATTGGAGGCTGGAGGGGTGAGCGACCGTCATCTGGTCATGCTGGTGGCCACCGGCAGTGATCTTCATCTGGAGAATAAGCGGCATATCACCCGCGAGCAAGGGCTGGAGGAGATACGGGAGACGGTCATGTATGCCAAAGAGAGAGGACTTGCGAATATTGCTGTGGGAATTGAGGACGCTAGCCGTGCCAAGTATGACTACATTGAAGCGATAACCAGGACAGCACTCGAGGCGGGCGCCAATCAGATAATTCTCGCGGATACGACAGGCTATGCGGTTCCGCCTACCTTCGGTCATCTGATCAGCTTTATCCGCAGAATTGCCGGGCCACAGATCAAAATTTCGACACACTGCCATAATGATCTGGGACTGGGTGTAGCCAATGTGCTGGAGGCCATCAAGGAGGGAGCGGATGAGGTTCAGGCTACGCTTGGCGGTATTGGCGAGCGGGCAGGGAATACCTCATTGGAGCAGGTAGCGGCTTTTCTGCATTACAAGGGCAGCGAATACGGGCTGGAGACCGGGATCAAATTGGACAAATTGTATACGGCTTATCTGACATTGAAGGGATATATCGATCTGGAGGATTCGCGCATGCAGCCTCTGTTCGGCAAATATGTGTTCAGTACAGCCGCAGGAATTCATCAGCAGGGCATATTGAACGATCCCGATACCTATGAATATGTGAAGCCTATGGACCTGGGCAGAGAACGACAGCTCTTGGTCACCCGTCATTCGGGCAGAACGATTATCCGCCACCTTCTCAAGGAATTAGGCATCTCCTCTACTGATGAACAGATTAATGCTCTGTATGAGAAATTCATTCATCATTCCAGTTCATGCGATGATCTGCCGACATTTACCCGCAAAATTAAGCATGAGCTTGGATTCAGAGCTACAGGGGTGAGTGTATGAGCAAGGCATTGCTAGTGCTGGACCTGATCAATGATCTTGTTCATGAAGATGGAAGTGTAGGCAAGGATGGCTTCTATGAACAGGCACAGGAGCGGCAGACTGTAGCCCGCACCGCGCAAGCGATCGAGCATTGCCGGAGGGCAGGCATAGCTGTCATCTACGTCATAGTCGGCTTTAGCGAGGGATACTCGGAATGGAGCGTCCGCTCGAAGCTGTTCCGGCATGTCAAGGAAAGACAGCAGGTTGTGCTCGGCACATGGGCGACACAGGTGCATGATGAGCTGCGTCCCCTGCCTCATGAGGCGGTTATTACCAAGAACCGCATTGATCCCTTCTATAACACGAATCTGGAGACAGTCCTGAGAGCGCAAGGGATCGACACGCTCTACCTGAGCGGCGTCTCGACAGAGTTCGTGGTGCTTAGCACCGTCATGAGCGGCCACGACCGGGGCTATACCGTCCGACCGCTGTCAGATTGCATCTCCTCCAGCGATTCTCACAGCCATCAATGTGCGATGACCGTCATAGAGAAGCTGTCGGAGCTCTATACGCTTGAACAATTTCTAAGCGAGGAAGGAGTTTTACTTTGAACGCCTATTACATGTTTACAGATGATGAACGCCAAGCTCTTGGCACAGCGCTGTCCGCCGTCGCAGCCATCTCTCCCTATGTGGATTTCCCCAGCTTTGAGAAGGCCATGATTCGTACTGTACAGGAGGGGCAGCTCCCGGTATTCTTTACAGCCCTGTGCGAGCGAATCCGCTCTGACCGCCAGCAAGGCGCTCATGTCCATGTGCTCCGTAATTGCCCGATGGACACCGAGATTCCAGATCTAAACCATGACGACCCGATCAATGATAAATATCGGTTGAAGAAAACCTTTCTGGGTGAAGCCTTTCTGGGGGTGTTTGCCTACCTTCTTCAGACCCCTCTGCTGTCCTATGCCTCTCGCAATAATGGGGATTTCTTCACTGATGTGGTCAGCATTAATCGGTTCCGCGGGAAGCGTACCGGCTTCACCGATGGCGATCTGATCTATCATAATGACCGCACCAGCCATCCGGTCAGAGCTGATTATATTACACTGCTGGGAGTGCGCTGTCCCTCTAATGATCTGGTCTACACGACCTACATAGACGGGCAGGACATCATCAGCCACCTTACCTCGGAGCAGGTGCAGATTTTGAGCGAGCCATGGTTTGTTACAGAGGTTGATGACCTGACGCGCGAGAAGGTGAAGGACTGGGAGCGGTCCAGCGCGCATGCGATTCTCAAGGACGGGATGCTATGCTTCCAGGATACACTCACCAAGCCTGTAGCGGACGCTCCGCTCGAAGTGTATGAGGCGCTGCTGGCCTTCAAGGATGGCATGACCAAATCTCCGAAATCGCGCCATCGGCTGGAGTACGGCGATCTGCTCGTCTTCGCCAATCAATTCGGGCTTCATAATCGGGAGCGTATCGAGGTCAATAATCCTGATGATACCTCCAAGCGCTGGCTGCTCAAGACCTATACGTTCAGAGACCGGGCAACCGCCGATACCTTTGCGGATTACTGGGCAAACGATGTGTATGGCTGTGCCAGCGATCAGCCTCTTACTGCCAGCAGAAATTAGATTGGAATAAAAAGGGTGAAAGGAGAGTATGATTTCTCGACTCGGGATCATACGACATTGCGATGATGAACAATACATTGCACAACCTGGTACAAAGCTTGCCGGTGCTTCTCCAAGAGGATGAATCCGGCGTTCTGGCGGCAACGGAGCTGGAATTCAGCCCTTTCCGGGCCATTGAGCGATCCAAATCCGCCGTGCATTGGCTATTTCGCCCTGAGGATACAGGAGGCACTGGCGCTGCGCTGATCCGCTACGAGCCGGGCGGGGAATCGCCGCCGCACCTGCATACCGGCTACGAGCTCGCTTATATTTTCGAGGGGGAGATGATTACTAGCCAAGGCACGGTGAGAAAGAATGAAATGATGCTGCTGCCGCCGGGCAGCCGCCATCATTCGCGCAGTGACATCGGGTGTCTGGCTCTGATTGTGTGGGAGAAGCCGCCTCAGCCTATTGAAGAGTGAAAGGAAGCGAACATGACAACAACCACTACGAACCCATCAGCAACACGATACCGTTGGTTTATTTTATTTATTGGCGTGCTGGCACAGATTACGTTTGCGATTGGCTTTGCAGGCATTCCCGTATCCGGGGTCCTCATGCGTACCGATTATCAATTTTCGATGGCAGAGCTGGGCTTTGTGCTCGGTTGTATGGGTCTGGGGGTCGGACTGTCCGAGATTATCTGGGGAGTGCTGACTGACAAGCTTGGCGACAAGATTGTGCTCATCATCGGTCTGGCGTTAATGGGCGCTGCTTACCTGGTGATTTCATACGGATTTGTGCCCACAGCGGATCGGCTTCCTGATTATCGGGCACTGGGCGCACTGTTGATTGTTGCAGGAGCGGTGGGGGGGAGTATCAACTCCTCCTCCGGCCGCGCGGTCATGACCTGGTTTCAGGATCATGAGCGCGGCTTTGCCATGAGTGTCCGCCAGACGGCTATTCCTGTAGGGGCAGCGATCGGCTCGGTTACCGTGCCGCACATTGCCTCTTCATTCGGTTTTGATGCGGCGTTTCTGACGCTTGGCGCGTTGTGTCTGGTTATGGCGGTCGTCGTATCGATCTGGATGATCGAGCTGGCGATCACCCCGGGCGCTGCGTGCGAGGCAGCCCAAGCGGCTGTGTCGCCCCTCAAGCGGTTATCGGTGTGGAAGATCGCTCTGGCAGGCGCCGCCCTGACCTTCCCGCAGATGGCCGTCCTTACCTTTGCCTCGGTATATCTCACCGACCAATATCAGCTTAATCTGGCTCTGATTACGATCATTGCCTTCGTCATTCAGATCGGTGGCGGGGTGCTGAGACTGGTTACCGGGCATCTGACCGACAAGCGCAAAAATCGGCGTCAGGTCATCTGCATGATCGCGATCATTGCGGGCATCGCTGGCATCGTGCTGGGACTGTTCTCGGAGCAGAATGTCTATCTTGCTGTCGGCTTGCTGGTAATTACCGGTCTGGCGGGCAATGCCTGGCATGGCATCGGCTATACCGAGATCGCCGTTGTAGCCGGGGTGCGTTATGCGGGCAGAGCGCTGGGCATGATGGGGATGACGGTGTTCGCCGTGTCGTTTGTGATTCCCTACATGATTCCCTTTATCCTGCATCTGTCGTCCTGGCTGGGCGTCTGGATTGTAGTCGGGATCGCATCACTGCTGGCGCTGCCGCTTATGGCAGATGCGGGCCAACTGTCCATGAGAAGAGGAACCCGCTTACTCCGCAATAAAGAAGGTGACCATGTTGGCTAAAACGTTAGTAGAGAAAATATGGGCCGCTCATTGCATCAAGGATCTGGGCGGGATCGAAGACTTAATCTATATTGATATGCATCTGTTGCATGAGATTAATACGCCTCAGGCATTCGACCGCTTGCGCTCAGCGAAGCGACCAGTGCGACGGCCAGACCTGACGGTAGCGACCGAGGATCATAACACGCCCACACGCTCTGCCGTTGCGCTGGAGGAGGATAAGGTGCGCAGGAAGCAGGTGGATCTGCTGCGGAGCAATTGTGCAGAGTTCGGCATCCCCCTGTTCAGGCTGGGCGACCCCGGCCAGGGCATTACCCATGTCATTGCCCCGGAGCAGGGGCTGGTGCTTCCCGGCACGACGCTGGTGTGCTGCGATTCCCACACGACCACCCATGGCGCCTTCGCTGCACTGGCTTTCGGGATTGGCACAAGCCAGGTCGAGCATGTGCTGGCAACGCAAACGTTAAGATTTCAAAAGTTTAAATCGATGCGGGTTACAGTGAACAATCAATTGCCGGAGTATAGCTCGGCAAAGGATTTGGCACTGTCTATTATTCGTTCCTTGGGCACTGGCGGCGGAATAGGCTATGTCATCGAGTATGCCGGCTCAGCCATTAGAGGGCTCAGCATGGAAGCGCGCATGACCTTATGCAATATGTCCGTAGAAGCGGGGGCGAGCGCGGGCCTGATCGGGGTGGATGAGGTGACGGTCGATTATCTGACCCGGACGATCTCGGCGAGCGGGAATCCACCTGCTGCGGAGGAAGTGGAGCGATGGCGTACATGCGTAAGTGATCCGGGCGCTGTATTCGACAAGGAGATTGTGCTGGACGGCGCAGCGATCGGGGAGAGTGTCACATGGGGGACGGCTCCTTATCAAAATATTCATTTTGACGAGAGTGTGCCGGACATCGATGACTACGAGGAGCCGAGTCAGCGGCAGGCGGTACAGCGTGCGCTGGAATATATGAACCTGAAGGCGGGGCAATCTCTTCGGGACATTCCGATTGACAAAGTGTTCGTGGGGTCTTGTACGAACGGACGCATCGAGGATTTACGCACGGTGGCACATATATTGAAGGGGCGCTCTGTTCATCCCAATGTGCATATGATCATCGTCCCCGGATCTACCCGGGTGCGCGATCAGGCCATCAGCGAGGGGATGGATGCCATATTCAGGCAGGCGGGCGCGGACTTTCGCCAGTTGCCTGGCTGCTCGATGTGCTGCGGCTTGAATGAAGACAGTATGAGGAGCGGGCAGCGTTCGGTCTCAACGAGCAATCGCAATTATGAAGGACGGCAGGGTGTGAATGCGATGACCCATATTGCTTCGCCTGCCGTGGCAGCCGCCAGTGCGATAGCTGGACGGATTAGCAGAGTAGCAGATTTGTAGGATGAGAGGGGAGACGAGGATGAGCAGGGAACGGATTAGCGGATACGGCATGCCCTTAACGAGAAACGATGTGGATACGGATCAGATCATTCCTGCGCGATTTTGTTATCAGCCCAAGCGGGTGGGACACAGCGGCTCCTTGTTTGGCAATTGGCGGCAGGACCCGAGCTTTGTGCTGAATGACCCTCGTTATGCCCAGGCCGATATATTGGTTGCGGGGCGGGAGTTCGCGACAGGCTCATCGCGTGAATATGCGGTATGGGCGATCAAGGATTACGGCTTCAAGGCCGTCATTGCTCACAGCTTCGGCGATATTTTCTATAAAAACGCCATTATCAATGATGTGCTGCCTGTACGAACCACTGAGGAAGGGATTCGCTCGTTATGGGAGGTGCTGAGCCGCCGCCCGCAGGCACAGATTAGCATAGATCTGGAGAAGGATGCTATTACCTGGGATGAAGGGTGTGTACCGCTTCTGATGGAAGCCCACTACAAGCAGAAGTACATTCTCAATCTGGATGATATTGCACTGACGATCCAGGATCAATACAGCATAGCGGCATACGAGGCGGCCAGAAATGTGCATCTGGCGACGACATTGCCATCGCCTGGCTGCCGCACGCTCCTAAGCGAGCCGCAGCTATGAAGCAGGCGCTGAGAATTGCCATTATAGGTAGCGGCCCGCGAGGCATGTCGGTTCTGGAACGGCTGGCTGCCCGGTTGCTGGAGCGGGACAACGGGGAGCCAATTAACCTGTATCTGATCGATGACGGGTATGTAGGCACCGGGCGGGTATGGGCGACCGGGCAGTCCCCTCACCTGCTGATGAATACCGTCGCACAAGAAATCTCCGCCTTCTCCGGCGCGTGGGACGGCAAGGAGATTCGCCCGGGCAATGGGCCGTCCTTCTCCCAGTGGTGGCAGTTGCACCTGGACGACTATGAGCAATATGGCGGCTACGGCCCGCGAGCCTACTACGGACAATACCTGCTCTATGTGTTGGCCGCCATCGAGCGTGCGCTGCCGCCCTCTGTTGCCCTTCACAAAATAACGGGGCGAGTGGATCGCCTGGAGGAGATGGGCGAGATGCAGCTTCTACATTTCTCGGACGGCCAATCCTTGCAGGCTGATCGGACGGTACTGGCAACAGGACATTCGACGAATCAGTTGTCAGGTCTGGAGAAGTCTCTCCATGATTATGCCAGCCAAACTCACGGAGTAGCTTATATCGCCGGGGATTCCGCGGCGGATATGGACTTCTCCACGATCGAACCGGGGCAGAGGGTCGGGATAATCGGCATGGGACTGGCCTTCTATGATATTGTCGCTGAGCTTACACTGGGGCGCGGTGGTAGATTTGTAGCGGATATAGACGGCTCCTTGCAGTATTGCCCGTCCGGGCGGGAGCCGCTCATCTACGCTGGAAGCCGCAGCGGGATGCCTGTCCCGGCGCGCGGCCGCAATCAGAAGCCGTATGACTACGAGTATGAGCCGGTAATCTTCACATTGGAGCGCGCCCATGCCGTGCGAGAGCGGGGCGAGATAGGCTTTGACCGGGATGTGCTGCCTGTGCTG contains:
- a CDS encoding MFS transporter produces the protein MTTTTTNPSATRYRWFILFIGVLAQITFAIGFAGIPVSGVLMRTDYQFSMAELGFVLGCMGLGVGLSEIIWGVLTDKLGDKIVLIIGLALMGAAYLVISYGFVPTADRLPDYRALGALLIVAGAVGGSINSSSGRAVMTWFQDHERGFAMSVRQTAIPVGAAIGSVTVPHIASSFGFDAAFLTLGALCLVMAVVVSIWMIELAITPGAACEAAQAAVSPLKRLSVWKIALAGAALTFPQMAVLTFASVYLTDQYQLNLALITIIAFVIQIGGGVLRLVTGHLTDKRKNRRQVICMIAIIAGIAGIVLGLFSEQNVYLAVGLLVITGLAGNAWHGIGYTEIAVVAGVRYAGRALGMMGMTVFAVSFVIPYMIPFILHLSSWLGVWIVVGIASLLALPLMADAGQLSMRRGTRLLRNKEGDHVG
- the leuC gene encoding 3-isopropylmalate dehydratase large subunit, whose amino-acid sequence is MLAKTLVEKIWAAHCIKDLGGIEDLIYIDMHLLHEINTPQAFDRLRSAKRPVRRPDLTVATEDHNTPTRSAVALEEDKVRRKQVDLLRSNCAEFGIPLFRLGDPGQGITHVIAPEQGLVLPGTTLVCCDSHTTTHGAFAALAFGIGTSQVEHVLATQTLRFQKFKSMRVTVNNQLPEYSSAKDLALSIIRSLGTGGGIGYVIEYAGSAIRGLSMEARMTLCNMSVEAGASAGLIGVDEVTVDYLTRTISASGNPPAAEEVERWRTCVSDPGAVFDKEIVLDGAAIGESVTWGTAPYQNIHFDESVPDIDDYEEPSQRQAVQRALEYMNLKAGQSLRDIPIDKVFVGSCTNGRIEDLRTVAHILKGRSVHPNVHMIIVPGSTRVRDQAISEGMDAIFRQAGADFRQLPGCSMCCGLNEDSMRSGQRSVSTSNRNYEGRQGVNAMTHIASPAVAAASAIAGRISRVADL
- the leuD gene encoding 3-isopropylmalate dehydratase small subunit; translation: MSRERISGYGMPLTRNDVDTDQIIPARFCYQPKRVGHSGSLFGNWRQDPSFVLNDPRYAQADILVAGREFATGSSREYAVWAIKDYGFKAVIAHSFGDIFYKNAIINDVLPVRTTEEGIRSLWEVLSRRPQAQISIDLEKDAITWDEGCVPLLMEAHYKQKYILNLDDIALTIQDQYSIAAYEAARNVHLATTLPSPGCRTLLSEPQL